In a single window of the bacterium genome:
- the purQ gene encoding phosphoribosylformylglycinamidine synthase I, translated as MKIAIIQYPGTNCEYETCSAIRSCGIEAEIFRWNRQIEELEEFDAFVLAGGFSYQDRVRAGAIAAKKPIIKTIMRKAEEGAPVLGICNGAQILIESGICPSLKKGSIEMALSFNRETGFLCDWVYVKVSSIKSPFLSLFNLGDVFPIPIAHAEGRFATQNKGLLLELIENDQIALRYCTKNGEIIDEFPINPNGSIYNIAGLTNKEGNVFALMPHPERASFVYQIPRKKQASARKIFEGIKDFYKTNSLPFGDRS; from the coding sequence ATGAAAATTGCCATCATTCAATACCCTGGGACAAATTGTGAGTATGAAACCTGTAGCGCTATAAGGTCTTGTGGAATAGAGGCAGAAATATTTAGATGGAATAGGCAAATTGAGGAATTGGAGGAATTTGATGCCTTTGTCCTTGCGGGAGGCTTTTCATACCAAGATAGGGTAAGGGCAGGAGCAATTGCCGCAAAGAAGCCCATTATTAAGACAATTATGAGAAAGGCAGAAGAGGGAGCACCTGTTTTGGGGATATGCAATGGTGCCCAAATCTTAATCGAATCTGGGATTTGCCCTTCTTTAAAAAAAGGCTCAATTGAGATGGCCCTTTCTTTCAATAGAGAAACAGGCTTTTTGTGTGATTGGGTATATGTTAAGGTTTCATCCATTAAAAGCCCATTTTTGTCATTGTTTAATCTAGGCGATGTCTTTCCCATTCCCATTGCCCATGCCGAGGGAAGGTTCGCCACCCAAAACAAAGGCTTACTTTTAGAGCTTATAGAAAATGACCAGATAGCCTTAAGGTATTGCACAAAGAATGGGGAAATTATTGATGAATTTCCCATAAACCCAAATGGTTCTATCTATAATATTGCAGGCTTAACAAACAAGGAGGGAAATGTTTTTGCTCTTATGCCACATCCAGAAAGGGCATCCTTTGTCTATCAAATTCCCCGAAAAAAACAGGCTTCGGCAAGAAAAATATTTGAAGGAATTAAGGATTTTTATAAGACCAACTCCTTGCCTTTTGGGGACAGGTCTTGA
- a CDS encoding 4Fe-4S binding protein yields the protein MKKLFLLGIFLLLIGLLLGDLNFVSSHNSYGKSVGMLSPGITNLALKKAYHFEEIERKPFVIIVFIVFPILFFLIFIKNKDIKLKINRWLVQWVSFVITRLGVIRVSGICPASRTSVGLLPFLNCQACEMAVGACPIGSLQVFLLQRRPPFFILGFFILLGISLGRFFCGWLCPFGTISDLLNKIKKPRIKIPQFLIYAKYLILIVVILAFVFPFLFCSYFCPSGLLYGLLPYYLTTGKRAFFLNNIVLYHIILGFVFLVLFILVSGRLFCRILCPLGGILGLFNKISLVRVVHNKELCRSCSACLKSCPMEVDLGKGGFANLSNCIMCSRCIKTCPQKARSWSYKNP from the coding sequence ATGAAAAAATTATTCCTGCTTGGGATTTTTCTTCTCCTCATAGGTCTCTTATTGGGAGACCTTAATTTTGTCTCTTCTCATAATTCTTATGGGAAATCTGTTGGGATGCTTTCCCCTGGGATTACAAACCTTGCCTTAAAAAAGGCATATCATTTTGAAGAAATAGAGAGAAAGCCATTTGTCATTATTGTTTTTATTGTGTTTCCTATACTCTTTTTCCTTATTTTTATAAAAAACAAAGATATTAAACTTAAGATAAATAGATGGCTTGTCCAATGGGTTTCTTTTGTTATTACAAGGCTTGGTGTGATCAGGGTTTCTGGAATATGCCCTGCAAGCAGAACATCCGTTGGCCTCCTTCCTTTTTTAAATTGTCAGGCTTGCGAGATGGCGGTTGGTGCTTGTCCAATTGGCTCTCTTCAGGTATTTCTTCTGCAAAGAAGACCTCCATTTTTCATATTGGGATTTTTTATTCTTCTGGGAATATCCCTGGGAAGGTTTTTTTGCGGATGGCTATGCCCATTTGGGACAATTTCTGATCTATTGAATAAGATAAAGAAGCCAAGAATTAAAATTCCCCAATTTCTTATCTATGCTAAGTATCTTATCCTTATTGTGGTCATTCTCGCCTTTGTCTTTCCATTTTTATTCTGCTCATATTTTTGTCCATCTGGGCTTTTATATGGCTTGCTTCCATACTACCTTACCACAGGAAAAAGGGCATTTTTTCTAAACAATATTGTTTTATACCATATCATTTTAGGTTTTGTTTTTCTGGTTTTGTTTATCCTTGTCTCAGGAAGGCTATTTTGTAGGATTTTATGTCCCCTGGGTGGAATATTAGGGCTTTTTAATAAAATCTCATTGGTTAGGGTTGTTCATAATAAAGAACTCTGTAGGTCTTGTTCTGCCTGCCTTAAATCCTGCCCAATGGAGGTAGATTTGGGAAAGGGAGGATTTGCCAATCTTTCCAATTGTATTATGTGTTCAAGGTGTATCAAGACCTGTCCCCAAAAGGCAAGGAGTTGGTCTTATAAAAATCCTTAA
- a CDS encoding phosphoenolpyruvate carboxykinase (GTP) yields the protein GNPVFYSLNQKAWPNAYLHRSHPSDVARTEQFTYLCHPNQETSGPNNNWKEPKEAKEMLTPLFKGCMKGRTMYVLPYMMGNPESAYSKPCIQLTDSSYVAVSTRIMTREGKAALERIGNSFDFVKGLHSIGDFSPKRRFIMHFPEENLVWSIGSGYGGNALLGKKCFSLRIASFLGWKENWLAEHMVIMGIEDPSGNTTYITAALPSACGKTNLAMLNPSLPGYKIWTIGDDIAWMNIGDDGRLYAINPEMGFFGVAPGTSEQTNPNMIKTLKNGTFYPTLFTNTALATKTNEPWWDGLDGIPEGLIDWKGNPSSSKDAAHPNSRFTVSITQCPTLSSEFNNPKGVPISAIIFGCRRSSVVPLVYEAFNWQNGVFQGCGMASETTSAAVQDIGVLRRDPMAMLPFCGYNMADYWEHWRCMGEKMESPPKIFFVNWFRKDEGGNFLWPGFSENIRVLKWIVERVKGRVGAKETPIGFIPHPKDLDLTELNINEKGLFKIDKDEWEKELLDIKAFLLKFGNRLPSWIEKECECLEKRLS from the coding sequence GGCAATCCTGTTTTTTATTCCCTAAATCAGAAAGCCTGGCCAAATGCCTATCTCCATAGAAGCCATCCAAGTGATGTAGCAAGAACAGAGCAATTTACCTATCTCTGCCATCCAAACCAAGAAACCTCTGGTCCAAATAACAATTGGAAGGAGCCGAAAGAAGCAAAGGAAATGCTCACTCCCCTTTTTAAAGGTTGTATGAAGGGAAGGACAATGTATGTTCTTCCTTATATGATGGGAAACCCAGAATCGGCCTATTCAAAACCCTGTATCCAGCTTACCGATTCATCCTATGTGGCTGTAAGCACGAGGATAATGACGAGAGAGGGAAAGGCTGCATTAGAAAGAATAGGAAATTCTTTTGACTTTGTAAAAGGGCTTCATTCTATAGGAGACTTTTCTCCTAAAAGAAGGTTTATTATGCACTTTCCCGAGGAAAATCTGGTTTGGTCTATTGGCTCTGGATATGGTGGAAATGCTTTGCTGGGAAAAAAATGCTTTTCCTTAAGGATTGCATCCTTCCTTGGGTGGAAAGAAAATTGGCTGGCAGAGCATATGGTGATTATGGGTATTGAAGACCCATCTGGTAATACAACATATATTACCGCCGCTCTTCCCTCTGCCTGCGGGAAGACAAACCTTGCTATGCTTAATCCCTCTCTTCCTGGATATAAAATATGGACAATTGGCGATGACATTGCCTGGATGAATATCGGAGATGATGGAAGGCTTTATGCGATTAATCCAGAAATGGGATTTTTTGGTGTAGCACCTGGAACATCGGAACAGACAAACCCAAATATGATAAAAACCCTAAAAAATGGCACATTCTATCCAACCCTTTTTACCAACACAGCCCTTGCCACAAAAACAAATGAGCCTTGGTGGGATGGACTTGATGGGATTCCAGAAGGCTTGATTGACTGGAAGGGAAATCCATCCTCTTCAAAGGATGCTGCCCATCCAAACTCACGATTTACGGTTTCCATAACCCAGTGTCCAACCCTATCAAGCGAATTCAATAATCCAAAGGGTGTTCCCATATCTGCCATAATCTTTGGTTGCCGAAGGTCATCTGTTGTTCCTCTGGTATATGAGGCATTCAATTGGCAGAATGGGGTATTTCAGGGATGTGGAATGGCATCAGAGACAACCTCAGCGGCAGTTCAGGATATAGGTGTCCTGCGTCGCGATCCAATGGCAATGCTTCCTTTCTGCGGATACAATATGGCAGATTATTGGGAGCATTGGCGTTGTATGGGAGAGAAAATGGAAAGCCCTCCCAAAATATTCTTTGTAAATTGGTTTAGAAAGGATGAAGGAGGAAATTTCTTATGGCCTGGATTTTCTGAAAATATAAGGGTTTTAAAATGGATTGTTGAGAGGGTAAAAGGTAGGGTAGGAGCGAAAGAGACACCCATTGGATTTATCCCCCATCCTAAAGACTTAGACCTTACAGAACTTAATATAAATGAAAAAGGGCTATTTAAGATAGACAAAGATGAATGGGAAAAAGAGCTTCTGGATATAAAAGCATTTCTTTTAAAATTTGGAAACAGGCTTCCTTCTTGGATTGAAAAGGAATGCGAATGCCTTGAAAAGCGTTTAAGCTAG